One Drechmeria coniospora strain ARSEF 6962 chromosome 01, whole genome shotgun sequence genomic region harbors:
- a CDS encoding Fungal specific transcription factor domain containing protein yields the protein MQSTPSPVLPTHATADSGHLFDTSLIGSSDQACKECRRRKARCNRALPTCNLCVKYRRHCLYEKHARTPLTRKHLTEVEARLERAEVLLRQVRALVPPHLRSWENPSSTAAPDSVHFSESLCHEKTVAGGQARSRLSPPILRQHQRDTGDVDHQKMLERPPLEDFEWSEKDSPYACDPSPDGLGPDPSGADDVPLTDGMASLTVNEGDSGYLGIASGAALLRLLEPNAPRQNPSRLHQEVSPSMTSQPNPNRHIAETMIDAYFRHYHVCYPLVHEPSFRAQYSEVISRPHGPSWTALAYVVAAIGVWTSATSSADKLDLALFAQARSILGFNFLELGNLSLVQALILASNYQQKRDKPNSGYNYLGLSSRMAMGLGLHKEFQGWNIAPLSMEIRRRVWWTLCSFDIGASITFSRPDVWPYKGVEVSYPLNVNDSDLTAASDAYPLESSTVTPYSAVATQARFHVATHECYEKVISKPFPSADELLRLERTKIEGWKADVPAYFAEEAIVPRRYALPHAVMAWRLRNLRIIMYRPFVIRRALRRKPDADEASATAYDRCLFDAQSTIDMIERFWHRHEHNRLSAWYALYFLFQAALIPCVCLRNDPTADAAVGWRGQISTTLRLLGAMSHLNKSCSRCHGIITGLCGRYLDGNQSEMRASQSEPQSESAVESGIQPADERRCGSSQPVGESPETQINSVFPMMWPNLPPMEVADAVMGDDTGWMEFLRAGSEDEHDSNWKETRDSLHGVSYIHSILAGPNECYAQIDRYEVELNAFISQAPRSKVLRVAGTLDEERRMGHVRSPLHRTPIVLKDCLITASNLDMSTAAGPLSFVGSKAAKNSAIAQRLIDASLIILGKTNMTEFAVTMLAMIMPEWSSHGGQTLSPQVRKFEENETILSHWVRDMGRSDAA from the exons ATGCAGTCGACGCCATCACCCGTGCTGCCGACGCATGCGACGGCCGACTCTGGCCATCTGTTCGACACCTCCTTGATCGGCTCCTCCGACCAGGCGTGCAAGGAGTGCCGACGGAGAAAGGCGCGCTGCAACCGGGCTCTGCCCACCTGCAACCTCTGTGTCAAGTATCGAAGGCATTGCTTATACGAGAAGCATGCAAGGACGCCTCTGACGCGCAA ACACCTCACCGAGGTCGAGGCTCGATTGGAAAGGGCCGAAGTCTTGCTGCGCCAGGTGCGCGCTCTCGTTCCTCCCCATCTGAGATCGTGGGAGAacccatcgtcgacggctgcgcCTGACTCTGTTCATTTTTCAGAGTCTCTTTGTCATGAAAAGACAGTGGCCGGTGGGCAAGCAAGGTCGAGGTTGTCGCCTCCCATCTTGCGGCAACATCAGAGGGACACGGGCGACGTTGATCACCAAAAGATGCTGGAGCGTCCGCCCCTGGAGGACTTTGAGTGGAGCGAGAAGGACTCTCCCTACGCCTGCGACCCGTCTCCCGATGGTCTTGGGCCCGATCCatccggcgccgacgacgttccCCTGACGGACGGCATGGCGTCGCTGACCGTCAACGAAGGGGACTCCGGCTACCTCGGCATCGCATCAGGCGCCGCCTTGCTGCGATTGCTCGAGCCCAATGCCCCGAGACAAAATCCGTCGAGACTGCATCAGGAAGTCTCGCCTTCCATGACGTCTCAGCCCAACCCCAATCGCCATATTGCCGAAACGATGATCGACGCCTACTTTCGCCACTACCATGTGTGCTACCCTCTTGTCCACGAGCCCTCCTTTCGTGCTCAGTACAGCGAAGTCATATCGAGGCCACATGGGCCCTCCTGGACCGCCCTCGcctacgtcgtcgccgccattgGCGTCTGGACCTCGGCAACCTCGTCTGCCGACAAGCTCGACTTGGCCCTCTTTGCCCAAGCCCGCTCCATCCTCGGCTTCAacttcctcgagctcggcaacTTGAGCCTTGTCCAGGCTCTTATCCTTGCCTCGAACTATCAGCAGAAGAGAGACAAGCCAAACTCGGGATACAACTACCTCGGCCTATCCAGCCGCATGGCCATGGGCCTGGGACTGCACAAAGAGTTTCAGGGCTGGAACATTGCGCCCCTGAGCATGGAGATTCGACGACGCGTCTGGTGGACCCTTTGCTCCTTCGATATTGGCGCCTCCATCACCTTCAGTCGTCCGGACGTTTGGCCCTACAAAGGTGTCGAGGTTTCCTATCCCCTCAACGTCAACGACAGCGATCTCACCGCCGCTTCCGACGCCTATCCGCTCGAGAGCAGCACGGTCACTCCATactccgccgtcgccacccaAGCACGTTTCCACGTTGCGACGCACGAATGCTACGAAAAGGTCATCTCCAAGCCCTTTccctccgccgacgagctgctccgGCTGGAAAGGACCAAGATAGAGGGTTGGAAAGCCGACGTACCGGCCTACTTTGCCGAAGAGGCCATCGTGCCGCGCCGGTACGCGCTTCCGcacgccgtcatggcctgGCGTCTGCGGAACTTGCGCATCATCATGTATCGTCCCTTTGTCATTCGCCGCGCCCTGCGACGAAAACCagacgccgacgaagcaAGCGCGACGGCGTACGATCGCTGTCTTTTCGATGCGCAGTCGACCATCGACATGATTGAGCGCTTTTGGCATCGTCATGAACATAATCGCCTGTCGGCATGGTATGCGCT GTACTTTCTTTTCCAAGCTGCCCTGATCCCGTGCGTGTGTCTTCGAAACGacccgacggccgacgcggcggtCGGCTGGAGGGGTCAAATTTCGACCACCCTCCGATTGTTGGGCGCCATGTCGCACTTGAACAAGAGTTGTTCGCGCTGCCACGGCATCATCACTGGCCTATgcggtcggtacctagacGGTAACCAATCCGAGATGCGAGCGTCACAATCCGAGCCGCAGTCGGAGTCAGCCGTGGAATCCGGAATCCAACCTGCGGACGAGCGACGATGCGGGAGCAGCCAACCGGTGGGGGAAAGCCCCGAGACGCAAATCAACAGCGTCTTTCCCATGATGTGGCCGAATctgccgccgatggaggTAGCTGATGCCGTCATGGGAGACGACACAGGATGGATGGAATTTCTGCGGGCCGGAAGCGAAGATGA ACATGATTCCAACTGGAAGGAGACTCGCGACAGCCTCCATGGCGTGTCCTATATCCATTCCATTCTTGCTGGTCCAAATGAATGTTATGCCCAAATTGACCGGTATGAAGTTGAGCTCAACGCTTTCATCTCGCAGGCGCCCCGTTCGAAAGTGCTTCGCGTTGCCGGAACGCTCGACGAAGAGCGTCGGATGGGCCATGTCAGAAGTCCCCTCCACAGAACTCCAATCGTGCTCAAG GATTGCTTAATCACGGCCTCCAATCTCGACATGAGCACGGCGGCCGGGCCGCTTTCGTTTGTGGGAtcgaaggcggccaagaactCGGCGATCGCGCAACGACTCATCGACGCAAGTCTCATCATCTTGGGTAAAACAAACATGACG GAGTTTGCCGTCACGATGTTGGCGATGATAATGCCCGAATGGTCCTCCCACGGCGGACAGACCCTATCTCCGCAGGTGAGGAAATTCGAGGAGAACGAGACGATACTCAGCCACTGGGTAAGGGACATGGGACGATCCGATGCGGCGTAA